A stretch of the Marivirga tractuosa DSM 4126 genome encodes the following:
- the asnS gene encoding asparagine--tRNA ligase, translating to MNYKRNNFMTVPARVKIKKLLASEATEQQTNVKGWVRTKRGGKPVFFIALNDGSTINNIQIVADPELISENTIKDITTGAAISVIGKVVASQGAGQSVEIVAEQIEILGKADPEKYPLQPKKHSMEFMREKAHLRMRSSTFSAVFRIRHSLAFAIHQFFHEKGFYNLHTPIITANDAEGAGETFHVTNFDLDKIPMTDEGKVDYKQDFFGKETNLTVSGQLEGELSAMALGEIYTFGPTFRAENSNTTRHLAEFWMVEPEMAFYDLNDNMNLAEEMLKYVVKYALENCKEDLDFLAKRADDEDKQKPQNERQELGLLERLQFILENDFEKVSYTDAIEILRNSKPNKKKKFNYIIEGWGADLQSEHERFLVEKHFKKPVILFDYPKDIKAFYMRQNDDDKTVGAMDILFPGIGEIVGGSQREERLDKLTQRMKEMDIPEDELWWYLDTRKFGTAPHSGFGLGFERLMLFVTGMGNIRDVIPFPRTPDNAEF from the coding sequence ATGAACTATAAACGCAATAATTTTATGACTGTTCCGGCAAGAGTGAAAATCAAGAAACTATTAGCAAGCGAAGCTACTGAACAACAGACAAATGTAAAAGGATGGGTAAGAACGAAGAGAGGCGGAAAACCTGTTTTTTTTATTGCGCTTAATGATGGTTCAACCATCAACAATATTCAAATCGTTGCCGATCCGGAACTTATTTCTGAAAATACAATAAAAGATATTACCACTGGTGCTGCAATTAGTGTAATCGGAAAGGTAGTAGCCTCACAAGGAGCAGGTCAATCTGTTGAAATTGTAGCGGAACAAATAGAGATCTTAGGAAAAGCAGACCCTGAAAAATACCCATTACAGCCTAAAAAGCACTCCATGGAATTCATGAGGGAAAAAGCACACCTCAGAATGCGAAGCAGCACCTTTAGCGCAGTATTTAGGATTCGTCATTCCTTGGCTTTTGCAATCCACCAATTTTTCCATGAAAAGGGATTCTATAATCTTCATACACCAATTATCACTGCAAATGATGCAGAAGGTGCAGGGGAAACTTTCCATGTCACCAATTTCGATCTGGATAAAATCCCCATGACGGATGAAGGAAAAGTTGATTACAAGCAAGATTTCTTTGGCAAAGAGACCAATTTAACGGTTTCTGGTCAGTTAGAAGGCGAATTGAGTGCAATGGCCTTAGGTGAAATTTATACGTTCGGACCAACCTTCAGAGCTGAAAATTCTAACACAACCCGCCACCTAGCTGAATTCTGGATGGTAGAGCCTGAAATGGCATTCTACGATTTGAATGACAATATGAACTTAGCAGAAGAAATGCTGAAGTATGTAGTAAAATATGCATTAGAAAACTGCAAAGAAGATTTGGATTTCTTAGCCAAAAGAGCTGATGATGAGGACAAACAAAAACCTCAAAATGAGCGTCAGGAACTGGGCTTATTGGAAAGATTACAGTTCATTTTGGAAAATGACTTTGAGAAAGTAAGCTATACCGATGCAATCGAAATACTAAGAAACAGTAAGCCCAATAAAAAGAAGAAATTCAACTACATAATCGAAGGCTGGGGAGCAGATTTGCAATCAGAACACGAAAGGTTCTTGGTTGAAAAGCACTTTAAAAAGCCTGTGATATTATTTGATTATCCTAAAGATATTAAAGCATTTTACATGCGTCAGAATGATGATGACAAAACGGTTGGCGCCATGGATATTTTATTCCCTGGCATAGGTGAGATTGTAGGAGGTTCTCAAAGAGAGGAAAGACTTGACAAACTTACCCAAAGAATGAAAGAAATGGATATCCCTGAGGATGAATTATGGTGGTATTTGGATACCCGAAAATTTGGTACCGCCCCACATAGTGGTTTCGGCTTAGGCTTTGAAAGATTGATGCTTTTCGTGACCGGTATGGGGAATATTAGAGATGTGATTCCGTTTCCTAGGACACCGGATAATGCAGAGTTTTAG
- the rpoN gene encoding RNA polymerase factor sigma-54: MQKLVLSQSLGQRLSPQQIQFIKLLQVPTAELDTRIEEELEINPALEEGKEEPEEQDYEEDYEEEVTDDFDIDDYLHDDEAGYKMQGDGNGQEEEREMPIAMGTSLNDQLMTQLGFLGLDKHQYKIGKQLIGSIESDGYIRRDINAIVNDLAFSQNVNTDEDEVESVLARIQDFDPAGIAARNLEECLLLQLERKLDQSQAVKLAYQIIDECFEEFSKKHYEKIVKKLNIEDESLFKDAIDTIKRLNPKPGGSGSGAVRTQFLMPDFILTNQNGEQVITLNSRNAPDLRVSPSYSEMLKAYDKGDKKDKKLKETVGFVKQKLDAAKWFIDAIKQRQFTLLNTMQAILEYQYEFFREGDESKLRPMILKDIAEKIDMDISTVSRVANSKSVQTEFGIYPLKFFFSEGIATESGEDVSSREVKNTLKEFIDKEDKSKPLSDDKLEKLLKEKGYKIARRTVAKYREQLNIPVARLRKEL, encoded by the coding sequence ATGCAAAAATTAGTACTCTCACAATCTTTAGGACAGCGTCTGTCTCCTCAGCAAATTCAGTTTATAAAACTACTGCAAGTGCCTACTGCCGAGTTGGATACAAGAATTGAAGAAGAGTTGGAAATAAATCCTGCTCTGGAAGAAGGTAAGGAAGAGCCAGAAGAACAGGACTATGAAGAGGATTATGAAGAGGAAGTCACCGATGACTTCGATATAGATGACTATCTTCATGATGATGAAGCTGGCTATAAAATGCAAGGTGATGGAAATGGCCAGGAAGAAGAAAGGGAGATGCCTATCGCTATGGGCACAAGCTTAAACGACCAGTTAATGACTCAATTAGGTTTTTTAGGTTTGGATAAACATCAATATAAGATCGGGAAACAATTAATTGGAAGCATAGAAAGTGATGGCTATATCCGAAGAGATATTAATGCAATAGTAAATGATTTGGCTTTTTCTCAAAATGTAAATACGGATGAAGATGAGGTGGAAAGTGTTCTGGCTAGGATTCAGGATTTTGATCCTGCAGGAATTGCTGCCAGAAATTTAGAGGAATGTCTTTTATTACAATTAGAAAGAAAGTTAGATCAATCACAAGCTGTTAAACTAGCGTATCAAATTATAGATGAGTGCTTTGAGGAGTTTTCTAAAAAGCATTACGAAAAAATAGTGAAGAAGCTCAATATTGAAGATGAGTCGTTATTTAAGGATGCAATTGATACCATCAAAAGGTTAAATCCAAAACCAGGTGGCTCTGGCTCAGGAGCAGTAAGGACACAGTTTTTAATGCCTGATTTTATTTTGACCAATCAAAATGGAGAGCAAGTCATTACCTTAAATTCAAGAAATGCACCTGATTTAAGGGTTAGTCCTTCTTATTCTGAAATGTTGAAAGCCTATGATAAAGGCGATAAAAAGGATAAGAAGTTAAAAGAGACGGTCGGTTTTGTAAAACAAAAATTGGATGCTGCCAAATGGTTTATTGATGCTATCAAGCAGCGGCAATTTACGCTTTTGAATACGATGCAGGCTATTTTAGAATATCAATATGAATTTTTTAGGGAGGGGGATGAGAGTAAATTACGCCCTATGATCCTGAAAGACATAGCGGAAAAAATTGATATGGATATTTCTACAGTTTCTAGGGTGGCGAATAGTAAATCGGTGCAGACTGAATTTGGTATTTACCCTTTGAAATTCTTCTTTTCAGAAGGAATAGCTACAGAATCAGGAGAGGATGTAAGTTCTAGGGAAGTCAAAAACACCTTAAAGGAGTTTATTGATAAGGAAGATAAAAGCAAACCACTATCAGACGATAAATTAGAAAAATTATTAAAGGAGAAAGGCTATAAAATTGCCCGAAGAACAGTTGCTAAATACAGAGAGCAATTGAATATACCTGTTGCACGATTAAGAAAAGAGTTATAG
- a CDS encoding PA-phosphatase, whose protein sequence is MSGDLAWRFMSMVFMTTFLIPLMGMLLLKFTRNISNLNMEDRKERVFPFLFNAIFYGATTYLFWEKFRFPNLVTVILLSVTISIVILTIITIWWKISAHAIAIAGATGIYLALLIKSEPSDFYYAVAVSFLFCGLVGSARLKLAAHDSRQVWFGFLLGFFVNFLTILIFI, encoded by the coding sequence ATGTCTGGCGATTTGGCTTGGCGTTTTATGTCAATGGTTTTCATGACGACTTTTCTTATTCCTTTGATGGGAATGTTACTTTTAAAATTCACCCGAAATATTAGCAATCTGAATATGGAAGACAGAAAAGAACGTGTCTTTCCATTTTTGTTTAATGCTATTTTTTATGGGGCTACAACCTATCTTTTTTGGGAGAAATTTCGATTTCCAAATTTGGTGACAGTGATTTTGTTATCTGTTACAATCAGTATCGTTATTTTAACCATCATAACCATTTGGTGGAAGATTAGTGCTCATGCTATAGCTATCGCAGGCGCTACAGGGATTTATTTGGCATTATTAATAAAATCAGAGCCTTCTGATTTTTATTATGCAGTTGCAGTGAGTTTTTTGTTTTGTGGATTAGTTGGAAGTGCCCGATTAAAATTGGCAGCTCATGATAGTAGACAAGTCTGGTTTGGTTTCCTGCTTGGGTTTTTTGTAAATTTCCTCACAATTTTGATATTCATTTAA
- a CDS encoding enoyl-CoA hydratase/isomerase family protein, translated as MHEFLKYELQDGVCTITFNRPDFYNAFNDGISYEFQDALKSAGKDPEVRVVVITGEGKAFSSGQDLKSARDEDDKMFYNSLEKRYNPIIRAMRKLPKPIIARLNGVAAGAGCSLALAADMIIAAESSKMIEVFINIGLVPDSGSSFFLPNLVGYQKAFELCAMGTKITAQEAYELGIVNKVVKDEELDAAVKSYTDYFAKAPTKSIGMIKKMLNKAATSSLDDMLEYEKYSQQIAGTSEDYKEGKQAFLEKRKPEFKGK; from the coding sequence ATGCACGAATTTTTAAAATACGAACTTCAAGATGGTGTTTGTACCATCACTTTTAATCGCCCTGATTTTTATAATGCATTTAATGATGGCATAAGTTACGAATTTCAAGATGCTTTGAAATCAGCGGGTAAAGATCCTGAAGTAAGAGTGGTAGTGATAACAGGAGAGGGGAAAGCGTTTTCTTCTGGTCAGGATTTAAAATCTGCTCGTGATGAAGATGATAAGATGTTTTATAATTCTCTAGAGAAAAGATATAATCCGATCATTAGGGCAATGCGCAAATTACCCAAACCGATTATTGCTAGATTAAACGGAGTTGCCGCAGGGGCAGGCTGTTCCTTAGCATTGGCTGCCGATATGATTATTGCAGCAGAATCTTCTAAAATGATTGAAGTTTTCATCAATATTGGCTTGGTGCCTGATTCAGGTTCTTCATTCTTCCTTCCGAATTTAGTAGGCTATCAAAAAGCATTTGAATTATGTGCAATGGGAACTAAAATTACGGCTCAAGAAGCTTATGAGTTAGGAATTGTAAACAAAGTGGTGAAAGATGAGGAATTAGACGCAGCTGTAAAATCCTACACAGATTATTTTGCAAAAGCGCCAACCAAATCGATTGGCATGATTAAGAAAATGCTTAATAAAGCAGCTACTTCTTCTTTAGATGATATGCTGGAATATGAAAAATACTCTCAGCAGATTGCTGGAACTTCAGAAGATTATAAGGAAGGAAAGCAAGCATTTTTAGAGAAGAGAAAACCAGAGTTTAAAGGGAAGTAG
- the hutI gene encoding imidazolonepropionase, whose protein sequence is MIITNIKSLYGIREKTELLRGNNLGKFPAIENAFLEIQDGKILKYGKMEELNTNQHQEVFDAKGKSILPAFCDSHTHIVFAGSREDEFVHKIKGLSYAEIAAKGGGILNSAKRLAKTSEDELFEQAMVRVNEVMQLGTGALEIKSGYGLSLEAELKMLRVITRIKETVNIPVKSTFLGAHAFPEPYKENKEAYIKLIIDEMLPAIADEKLADYIDVFCETGFFDEKLSEQVLNAGAKYGLRAKIHANQLNNSGGVQLGIKTNALSVDHLETLGEEEIKLLGENEIISTLLPSAAFFLRMGFPPARELIDAGAAIALATDYNPGSSPSGNIPLLISLACIQMKITPEEAFNAATLNGAFAMEVENEVGSITKGKRANLILTKDIPSLAYMPYAFGSQNIEKVMIKGEWI, encoded by the coding sequence ATGATTATTACGAACATTAAATCGCTATACGGTATAAGAGAGAAAACAGAATTACTGAGAGGCAACAACTTAGGGAAATTTCCTGCTATAGAAAATGCTTTTCTTGAAATACAAGACGGTAAGATTCTGAAATACGGTAAAATGGAAGAATTAAATACTAACCAACATCAAGAAGTATTCGATGCCAAAGGAAAATCCATTCTACCAGCTTTTTGTGATTCTCATACACATATTGTTTTTGCTGGTAGCCGTGAGGATGAATTTGTTCACAAAATAAAAGGCCTAAGCTATGCTGAAATTGCAGCTAAAGGTGGCGGTATTTTGAATTCAGCTAAGAGATTAGCTAAGACTTCCGAAGATGAGCTATTTGAACAAGCCATGGTTCGTGTAAATGAAGTGATGCAGCTTGGAACAGGTGCTTTGGAAATTAAAAGTGGTTATGGCTTAAGCTTGGAAGCTGAGCTTAAAATGCTTCGGGTAATCACGAGAATAAAAGAAACAGTCAATATTCCTGTTAAATCTACTTTTTTAGGTGCACACGCTTTTCCAGAGCCCTATAAAGAAAATAAAGAAGCTTATATAAAGCTGATCATTGATGAAATGTTGCCCGCTATAGCAGATGAAAAATTAGCAGATTATATAGATGTATTTTGTGAAACAGGCTTTTTTGATGAAAAATTAAGCGAGCAAGTGCTTAATGCCGGAGCTAAATATGGTTTGAGAGCAAAAATTCATGCCAATCAATTGAATAATAGCGGTGGAGTGCAATTGGGAATTAAAACTAATGCATTGTCAGTTGATCACTTGGAAACCTTAGGCGAAGAAGAAATTAAGTTACTAGGTGAGAATGAAATCATTTCAACTTTACTTCCTTCTGCTGCATTTTTCTTAAGAATGGGCTTCCCTCCTGCTCGAGAATTAATTGATGCAGGTGCAGCTATTGCATTAGCAACCGACTACAATCCAGGCTCCTCTCCTAGCGGAAACATTCCATTACTAATTTCTTTGGCCTGTATCCAAATGAAAATAACACCTGAAGAAGCTTTTAACGCGGCTACTTTAAATGGTGCTTTTGCCATGGAAGTGGAAAATGAAGTGGGTTCCATTACTAAAGGAAAAAGAGCTAACTTGATTCTTACGAAGGACATTCCTTCCTTAGCCTATATGCCTTATGCATTTGGCTCTCAGAATATCGAAAAAGTTATGATAAAAGGAGAATGGATATAA